One part of the Algibacter sp. L1A34 genome encodes these proteins:
- a CDS encoding chitobiase/beta-hexosaminidase C-terminal domain-containing protein has protein sequence MRFFQIFLIFVITISFTLKSYAIHEIYVSTEGSDQNSGIKSAPFATFGRAVKALEKFSGKEAVTVWFNEGTYYLNETILLNSKLSGTAENPIVFSSLPGNEVFIKGSKLLKSLPWKTYKSGVYVTEIPEHLNFDQLFVNGNRKIRARYPNYDYENPLRGGNGYLQVSDGTNRRYDTWFGLKDKDIPTRDWENPSTGIVHAFQSHNWGNMQYRIKSIDKTEKKVFLGEGGWQLQRAYGIGGKENKGSWFFIDNIFEELDVAGEWFLDSEKHLLYYFPEEGVDLNTVTFEVPILKDLIQLKGSADKPVKHISISGFNFTQSKTTFMDTYEPVARGDWAIHRGGAIFMEGAENCSITDNNFEYLGGNGVFMSAYNRNNTVSSCRFVHVGESAVAFVGSPDAVRFYQTWDDREIDGGNWDDMRKNMDLEPGPKSPNYPKNCTIENSVMHDFGDYGKQVAGIYISMSHKIKASHNTIYNCPRAGICINDGTWGGHIIEFNDIWETVRETGEHGPFNSWGRERQWRGSRGTDEQFLKELAKLDAIDNVIIRNNRIANYRKSISAGNWTIDLDDGSSYFEIYNNLNLGSTIKLRDGMERKVFNNITVSAVPLGWHVWPKNSEDEIYKNIFVISGALPGKNEPTKKFIRDVGLPTETKWSEHYDNNMYWNINHPNDFDIIDGVGLKSWQEKGYDINAVSGNPLFVNPSEGNYQVQENSEALKLGFKNFPMDQFGHQMTRIIPFGGEFSEIQIVQLVVDNRVEKNAKIYYTLDGTEPTINSIEYSKPIQLKKSRIIKAQTFDSNGVAVGFVNETTFAKVEKVIYPSWLSTLLAGKYEGEVENLKKALILEVKGAVMINIADDPDLIDATGGYNFGCYIQSLNLEKSQMWTKAKLDRDWVIQQVNGNKVQNISDLKNYLKKFKGNKVTVIAVRDYKEKKFKVEF, from the coding sequence ATGCGGTTTTTTCAAATTTTCTTGATTTTTGTAATAACAATATCTTTCACATTAAAAAGTTATGCTATTCACGAAATTTACGTTTCTACAGAAGGTAGCGATCAAAATTCAGGAATTAAATCAGCTCCATTTGCAACTTTTGGACGTGCAGTAAAAGCATTAGAAAAATTTTCAGGAAAAGAAGCTGTTACTGTTTGGTTTAATGAGGGAACGTATTATCTTAACGAAACTATTCTGCTAAACTCTAAGTTATCAGGAACGGCTGAAAATCCAATTGTATTTTCAAGTTTACCGGGAAATGAAGTATTTATCAAAGGTTCAAAATTACTGAAATCACTTCCGTGGAAAACATATAAAAGCGGTGTTTATGTCACTGAAATACCAGAACACCTCAATTTCGATCAATTATTCGTAAACGGAAACCGAAAAATTAGAGCCCGTTACCCCAATTATGATTACGAAAATCCTTTAAGAGGAGGAAATGGGTATTTGCAAGTTTCAGATGGAACCAATCGCCGTTATGATACTTGGTTTGGTTTAAAAGATAAAGATATACCTACTCGTGATTGGGAAAATCCATCAACAGGAATTGTGCACGCTTTCCAAAGTCATAATTGGGGAAACATGCAATACCGCATTAAAAGTATTGATAAAACAGAGAAGAAAGTGTTTTTAGGAGAAGGAGGTTGGCAATTGCAACGTGCGTATGGTATTGGTGGAAAAGAGAATAAAGGTTCTTGGTTTTTTATCGATAATATTTTTGAAGAACTTGATGTTGCGGGCGAATGGTTTTTAGATTCAGAAAAACATTTATTGTATTATTTTCCAGAAGAAGGTGTTGATCTTAATACTGTAACTTTTGAAGTTCCTATTTTAAAAGATTTAATTCAACTAAAAGGCAGCGCTGATAAACCGGTAAAGCACATTTCAATTTCTGGTTTTAATTTCACACAATCTAAAACAACTTTTATGGATACCTATGAGCCTGTAGCACGTGGCGATTGGGCTATTCATCGTGGAGGTGCTATTTTTATGGAAGGCGCCGAAAACTGTTCTATTACAGATAATAACTTTGAATATTTAGGTGGAAATGGTGTTTTTATGAGTGCTTATAACCGGAATAATACGGTAAGCAGTTGTCGTTTTGTGCATGTTGGAGAGAGTGCTGTTGCATTTGTAGGTTCGCCAGATGCGGTACGTTTTTATCAAACTTGGGACGATCGAGAAATTGATGGCGGAAATTGGGATGATATGCGTAAAAATATGGATTTAGAGCCTGGACCAAAATCGCCTAATTACCCTAAAAATTGTACCATAGAGAATAGTGTTATGCATGATTTTGGAGACTATGGTAAGCAAGTTGCTGGTATTTATATTTCAATGAGTCATAAAATAAAGGCATCGCATAATACCATTTACAATTGTCCTCGTGCAGGAATTTGTATAAACGATGGTACTTGGGGTGGCCATATTATAGAATTCAATGATATTTGGGAAACTGTTAGAGAAACAGGTGAGCATGGTCCTTTTAATTCGTGGGGACGTGAACGTCAATGGCGAGGATCTCGAGGTACAGACGAGCAGTTTTTAAAAGAACTGGCCAAGCTAGATGCTATTGATAATGTAATTATAAGAAATAATAGAATTGCTAATTACCGTAAATCTATAAGTGCCGGAAACTGGACTATCGATTTAGACGATGGCTCAAGTTATTTTGAAATTTACAACAACCTAAATTTAGGGTCAACCATAAAACTTCGAGACGGTATGGAGCGTAAGGTATTTAATAATATTACTGTAAGTGCGGTGCCTTTAGGTTGGCATGTATGGCCTAAAAATTCTGAAGATGAAATTTATAAAAACATCTTTGTGATTTCTGGAGCTTTACCTGGAAAGAACGAACCAACTAAAAAGTTTATTCGTGATGTAGGTTTGCCTACAGAGACAAAATGGAGTGAACACTACGATAATAATATGTATTGGAATATTAATCATCCAAACGATTTCGATATTATTGACGGTGTGGGTTTAAAATCTTGGCAAGAAAAAGGTTATGATATTAATGCAGTTTCAGGAAATCCATTGTTTGTAAATCCTTCGGAAGGAAATTATCAGGTACAAGAAAATTCGGAGGCATTAAAATTAGGGTTTAAAAACTTTCCTATGGATCAATTTGGTCATCAAATGACGCGAATAATACCGTTTGGTGGTGAGTTTTCAGAAATACAAATTGTTCAATTGGTAGTTGATAATAGAGTCGAAAAAAATGCTAAAATATACTATACTTTGGATGGTACAGAGCCGACCATTAATTCTATAGAGTATTCTAAGCCTATTCAACTTAAAAAATCTAGAATTATAAAAGCGCAAACTTTTGATTCTAATGGAGTTGCTGTTGGTTTTGTAAATGAAACTACTTTTGCTAAGGTTGAAAAAGTGATTTACCCAAGTTGGTTAAGTACATTACTTGCTGGTAAATATGAAGGTGAAGTTGAAAATTTGAAAAAAGCACTAATTTTAGAAGTTAAAGGAGCGGTTATGATAAATATTGCAGATGATCCTGATTTGATTGATGCAACAGGTGGTTATAATTTTGGATGTTATATTCAATCACTTAATCTTGAAAAATCTCAAATGTGGACTAAAGCTAAATTAGATCGCGATTGGGTAATACAGCAAGTTAATGGAAATAAAGTACAAAATATTAGCGACTTAAAGAATTACCTTAAAAAATTTAAAGGAAATAAAGTAACTGTTATTGCTGTTAGGGATTATAAAGAAAAGAAGTTTAAAGTTGAATTTTAG